The following are encoded together in the Flavobacterium haoranii genome:
- a CDS encoding RsmB/NOP family class I SAM-dependent RNA methyltransferase, with the protein MRLHRNLCFTVIDSLMAIFNEGAYADKVVAIALKKDKRWGSKDRKFVAETIYEIVRWKRLYMEIAEVKEPFTRDNVWRIFAVWAVLRGITLPDWKYFENTPVRRIKGKFDELSKIRKFKESIPDWMDELGIAELGEKTWSKELAAQNQQAEVILRVNTLKTTKEKLRAILMDDNIETEFLKDYPDALILKERANVFLTQAFRDGLFEVQDASSQLVAYYLDVEPGMRVVDTCAGAGGKTLHLASLMNNKGQLIAMDIYESKLKQLKTRAKRNGVHNVEFRVIDSTKVIKKLHEKADRVLIDAPCSGLGVLKRNPDSKWKLKPEFVENIKKTQAEVLENYSKIVKPGGKLVYATCSVLPSENQEQIKHFLNSESGKNFTFVKDQKVLAHESGFDGFYMALLERKK; encoded by the coding sequence ATGAGATTACATAGAAATTTATGCTTTACGGTTATCGATTCATTAATGGCTATCTTTAATGAAGGTGCTTATGCTGATAAAGTAGTAGCAATTGCATTAAAAAAAGACAAACGTTGGGGAAGCAAAGACAGAAAATTTGTTGCTGAAACTATTTATGAAATAGTTCGCTGGAAACGTTTATATATGGAAATTGCTGAAGTAAAAGAACCTTTTACAAGAGATAATGTTTGGAGAATTTTTGCAGTTTGGGCAGTATTAAGAGGAATTACACTACCAGATTGGAAATATTTTGAAAATACTCCTGTTAGAAGAATTAAAGGTAAGTTTGATGAATTATCTAAAATTAGAAAATTCAAAGAATCTATTCCAGATTGGATGGATGAATTAGGTATTGCTGAACTTGGAGAAAAAACTTGGAGTAAAGAACTTGCAGCACAAAACCAACAAGCAGAAGTTATTTTAAGAGTTAATACTCTTAAAACTACAAAAGAAAAGTTACGTGCAATATTAATGGATGATAATATAGAAACCGAATTCTTGAAAGATTATCCTGATGCATTAATACTAAAAGAAAGAGCAAATGTATTTTTAACACAAGCTTTTAGAGATGGTTTGTTTGAAGTTCAAGATGCTTCTTCTCAATTAGTAGCTTATTATTTAGATGTTGAACCTGGAATGCGCGTTGTAGATACTTGTGCTGGCGCTGGTGGAAAAACATTACACCTTGCTTCTTTAATGAATAATAAAGGGCAATTGATTGCTATGGATATTTATGAAAGTAAATTAAAGCAATTAAAAACAAGAGCTAAGAGAAATGGTGTTCACAATGTAGAGTTTAGAGTTATTGATTCTACTAAAGTAATTAAAAAGCTACACGAAAAAGCAGACCGCGTTTTAATTGATGCTCCTTGTAGTGGACTTGGGGTTTTAAAAAGAAATCCGGATAGTAAGTGGAAATTAAAACCCGAGTTTGTAGAAAATATTAAAAAAACGCAAGCAGAAGTTTTAGAAAACTATTCTAAAATTGTTAAGCCTGGTGGTAAATTAGTTTATGCCACTTGTTCTGTGTTACCTTCTGAAAATCAGGAACAAATTAAGCATTTCTTAAATTCTGAATCAGGTAAAAACTTTACCTTTGTAAAAGATCAAAAAGTATTAGCTCATGAAAGTGGTTTTGATGGTTTTTACATGGCATTACTTGAACGAAAAAAATAA
- a CDS encoding ankyrin repeat domain-containing protein has protein sequence MKKTISYLGMALLCLGLQTVNAKELVNSNNLEINSEVVTTFDATPLCVAISKGDIDLVKKLVEYGADINDKIQRGITPLMMATRYQNVEMVKFLLSKGAKLDVKDDNGKTALDHAKSINATEIIQILSAKK, from the coding sequence ATGAAAAAAACGATCAGTTATTTAGGAATGGCATTACTTTGTTTAGGATTACAAACTGTTAATGCAAAAGAATTAGTTAATTCTAATAATTTAGAAATTAATTCTGAAGTTGTTACAACTTTTGATGCTACACCTTTATGTGTTGCAATTAGTAAAGGAGATATAGATTTAGTAAAAAAACTTGTGGAGTATGGTGCTGATATTAATGACAAAATTCAGCGAGGAATTACTCCATTAATGATGGCTACAAGATATCAAAATGTAGAGATGGTTAAGTTTTTACTTTCTAAAGGTGCTAAATTAGATGTTAAAGACGATAATGGAAAAACAGCTTTAGATCATGCAAAATCTATTAATGCTACAGAAATTATTCAGATTTTATCCGCAAAGAAATAA
- a CDS encoding M42 family metallopeptidase, with amino-acid sequence MSSKSILKKSSLTFLENYLNNASPTGWEASGQKIWMDYLKPYVDTFITDTYGSAVGVINPDAPYKVVIEGHADEISWYVNYITEDGLIYVIRNGGSDHMIAPSKRVNIHTKKGIVRGVFGWPAIHTRNRDKEEPAKISNIFIDCGCESKKEVEELGIHVGCVITYPDNFEILNGNKFICRAIDNRMGGFMIAEVARLLKENKKKLPFGLYIVNSVQEEIGLRGAEMITQTIKPNVAIVTDVCHDTTTPMIDKKIEGDLKMGRGPVIAYAPATQNVLREMIVDTAIENKIPFQRHATSRATGTDTDAFAYSNGGVASALISLPLRYMHTTVEMVHQEDVENVIKLIYESLLKIENNETFSYFK; translated from the coding sequence ATGAGTTCAAAATCGATATTAAAGAAATCATCTTTAACCTTTTTAGAAAATTATTTGAATAATGCTTCACCTACAGGTTGGGAAGCTTCGGGACAAAAGATATGGATGGATTACCTTAAACCATATGTTGATACATTTATTACCGACACGTACGGTTCTGCTGTTGGAGTTATTAATCCTGATGCACCTTATAAAGTAGTGATTGAAGGTCATGCTGATGAAATTTCGTGGTATGTAAACTATATTACTGAAGATGGATTGATTTATGTAATTAGAAATGGTGGAAGTGATCATATGATTGCACCTTCTAAAAGAGTAAACATTCATACTAAAAAAGGAATTGTAAGAGGAGTTTTTGGTTGGCCAGCTATTCATACACGTAATAGAGATAAAGAAGAACCAGCAAAAATTAGCAACATCTTTATAGATTGTGGTTGCGAAAGTAAAAAAGAAGTTGAAGAATTAGGAATTCATGTAGGTTGTGTAATTACATATCCAGATAATTTTGAAATCTTGAATGGTAATAAATTTATTTGTCGTGCTATAGATAATAGAATGGGTGGATTTATGATTGCTGAAGTTGCTCGTTTATTAAAAGAGAACAAAAAGAAATTACCTTTCGGATTATATATTGTGAATTCAGTTCAAGAGGAAATTGGTTTACGTGGTGCAGAAATGATAACGCAAACTATAAAACCTAATGTTGCTATTGTAACTGATGTTTGTCATGATACCACTACTCCAATGATTGATAAAAAAATTGAAGGTGATTTAAAAATGGGACGTGGACCAGTTATTGCTTATGCTCCAGCCACGCAAAATGTATTACGCGAAATGATAGTTGATACGGCTATAGAGAATAAAATCCCTTTTCAACGTCATGCTACATCAAGAGCCACTGGAACAGATACAGATGCTTTTGCTTATAGTAATGGTGGTGTTGCTTCCGCTTTAATTTCTTTACCTTTACGCTATATGCATACTACGGTAGAAATGGTTCATCAAGAAGATGTTGAAAATGTAATTAAATTAATTTATGAATCACTGCTTAAAATTGAAAACAACGAAACGTTTTCCTATTTTAAATAA
- a CDS encoding DUF4294 domain-containing protein, translating to MKYIYIGILFFITLNLYSQEKDTLKVTAQDSAVIYSIELKEVVVGKDDSALDEERKKLLILKRRVYKTYPYAKMTAEKLTQLNATMAKLKTEKEKKKYFKIVEKYLKEEFEPRLKKLSRKDGQILVKLIYRQTGETTFDLIKDYKSGWKAFWSNNTAKLFDINIKENYDPFDELEDFHIESILVTAFRQGHLVKQDPAKPINLQLLASSWKEKIEKAKAARENTKD from the coding sequence ATGAAGTATATTTATATAGGTATATTATTTTTTATAACTCTTAATCTTTATTCTCAAGAAAAAGATACTTTAAAAGTTACGGCACAAGATTCAGCGGTAATATATTCAATAGAATTAAAAGAAGTAGTCGTGGGTAAAGATGATTCTGCTTTAGACGAAGAAAGAAAAAAGCTTCTTATTCTTAAACGAAGAGTTTATAAAACGTATCCATATGCAAAAATGACTGCCGAAAAATTAACGCAGTTAAATGCTACAATGGCAAAATTAAAAACTGAAAAAGAAAAGAAGAAGTATTTTAAAATTGTCGAAAAGTATTTAAAAGAAGAATTTGAACCACGCTTAAAAAAACTGTCACGCAAAGATGGTCAGATTTTAGTTAAATTAATTTATCGCCAAACAGGTGAAACAACTTTCGATTTAATAAAAGATTATAAAAGTGGCTGGAAAGCATTTTGGTCAAATAATACTGCAAAACTTTTCGATATAAATATAAAGGAGAACTATGATCCATTTGATGAATTAGAAGATTTTCATATAGAAAGTATTTTAGTTACTGCTTTTCGTCAAGGTCATTTAGTTAAACAAGATCCTGCAAAACCAATCAATCTACAATTATTAGCATCTTCTTGGAAAGAGAAAATCGAAAAAGCTAAAGCAGCTAGAGAAAATACTAAAGATTAA